A genomic stretch from Candidatus Omnitrophota bacterium includes:
- a CDS encoding proton-conducting transporter membrane subunit, with protein MSMGLFKFDNLSIFIGVFIVFFSALAVLYSSGFMRGRKGLIRYYSYLILVMFASLGAVFSNHLILFMVFWGFLGLLLYLLIDFGEKETTARTAKKALIIIGGTDALMLLGLALLFRISGSLRMDDINIAVYSRMSFYAYLCFAAAAFAKAGAMPFHTWVPDASQDSPVPVAAYLPASLDKLLGIYFLYRVTIDIFRASALVNGFLMLAGSVTIIAAVMMALIQHDLKRLLGYHAVSQVGYMVLGLGTGNPIGIAGGLFHMLNHAIYKSCLFFSGGAVEKKAGTTELDKLGGMAKIMPLTFITFLIASFAISGVPPFSGFASKWMVYQGIIESGRQGGRLWVLWLVCAMFGSALTLASFMKLIHAVFLGQQSKELKSRGWVKGEIGPAITIPSVILAGLCVIFGVFAYQVPLKLFIFPSLGSIPAFSGIWDAGLATALIIAAIMLGFMVYLLGQKAKLSRAPMFVGGEVLEYQPDMRVSGTGFYNTIREIGILKFIYGMAEKKMFDIYEVGAKATFGLNGILRYMHNGVLLTYLAWCLLGGAIMLYILLGK; from the coding sequence ATGAGTATGGGGCTGTTCAAATTTGATAATCTCTCTATTTTTATAGGCGTATTTATCGTCTTCTTTTCCGCGCTGGCTGTTTTGTATTCCTCCGGTTTTATGCGCGGCCGGAAAGGGCTGATACGTTATTATTCCTACCTTATCCTTGTCATGTTCGCGTCGCTGGGCGCGGTATTTTCCAATCATTTGATACTGTTCATGGTATTCTGGGGGTTCCTCGGCCTGCTTCTTTATCTTTTGATAGATTTCGGCGAGAAGGAAACTACCGCCCGCACGGCTAAGAAGGCGCTTATAATCATAGGCGGCACAGACGCCCTGATGCTTCTGGGGCTGGCGCTGCTGTTCAGGATCTCCGGCTCTCTGCGGATGGATGACATAAATATCGCCGTCTACAGCAGGATGTCTTTTTACGCGTATCTATGTTTCGCGGCAGCCGCCTTTGCCAAGGCAGGCGCGATGCCTTTTCATACCTGGGTCCCGGACGCCTCCCAGGACAGCCCTGTTCCCGTAGCCGCGTATCTCCCGGCGTCGTTAGATAAATTGTTAGGCATATACTTTCTTTATCGCGTTACCATTGATATTTTCAGGGCAAGCGCGTTGGTCAATGGTTTTTTGATGCTGGCAGGCAGTGTTACGATCATCGCCGCGGTCATGATGGCGCTTATTCAGCATGATCTAAAACGCCTTTTGGGGTATCACGCGGTAAGCCAGGTCGGCTATATGGTGCTGGGCCTGGGCACGGGTAATCCTATAGGTATTGCAGGCGGGCTTTTCCATATGCTTAACCACGCCATATACAAGTCCTGTTTATTTTTCTCAGGCGGCGCGGTTGAGAAGAAGGCCGGCACGACCGAGCTGGATAAATTGGGAGGAATGGCAAAGATAATGCCTCTTACCTTTATTACCTTCCTGATAGCGTCTTTTGCCATATCCGGGGTGCCTCCTTTTAGCGGCTTTGCCTCAAAATGGATGGTGTATCAGGGGATAATAGAATCAGGCAGGCAGGGAGGGCGGTTGTGGGTATTATGGCTGGTGTGCGCCATGTTCGGAAGCGCGCTTACGCTGGCAAGCTTTATGAAATTGATCCACGCCGTATTTTTAGGACAACAGTCCAAAGAGTTAAAAAGCAGGGGCTGGGTAAAGGGAGAGATCGGCCCGGCCATTACAATACCGTCTGTCATATTAGCGGGATTATGCGTTATTTTCGGCGTGTTCGCCTACCAGGTCCCCTTGAAGCTTTTTATATTCCCCAGCTTAGGTTCAATACCGGCATTTTCAGGGATATGGGACGCGGGGCTGGCAACAGCGCTGATCATAGCGGCGATAATGCTCGGTTTTATGGTCTATCTTTTGGGGCAGAAGGCAAAACTGAGCCGGGCGCCGATGTTCGTCGGCGGTGAGGTATTGGAATACCAGCCGGATATGCGGGTCTCCGGCACGGGGTTTTACAATACGATCAGAGAAATAGGTATTTTGAAGTTCATCTACGGCATGGCAGAGAAGAAGATGTTTGATATATATGAGGTAGGCGCCAAGGCCACTTTTGGCCTGAACGGGATCTTGCGCTACATGCATAACGGCGTGCTGCTTACGTATCTTGCCTGGTGCCTTTTAGGCGGCGCCATAATGCTGTATATATTATTAGGTAAGTGA
- a CDS encoding DUF4040 domain-containing protein, with product MLELYILLVFMIIGAIIAVEVKDLLSSVVTVGAVGLALSMAFLVLKAPDVAITQLVVEILCLIILIRATIKKDLPFAATGRWFLNTVITVGFIFVFLMVCAKCLKDLPAFGYPLMRVAGTYIKEGLMQTGATNLVAAVILDYRAYDTLGEATVLFTAVMAVLAVVRVKGRKDPNEEEAGDE from the coding sequence GTGCTTGAGCTTTATATTTTATTGGTATTCATGATCATCGGGGCGATAATCGCCGTGGAGGTCAAGGACCTTCTTTCTTCGGTGGTAACGGTAGGGGCGGTGGGGCTGGCTCTTTCCATGGCATTTTTGGTGCTTAAGGCGCCGGATGTGGCGATCACGCAGCTGGTAGTAGAGATCCTCTGCCTTATTATTTTGATAAGGGCCACGATCAAGAAAGACCTGCCTTTTGCCGCTACAGGCAGATGGTTTCTGAATACCGTCATTACGGTAGGTTTTATCTTCGTATTTTTGATGGTCTGCGCTAAATGCCTCAAGGATCTGCCCGCGTTCGGTTATCCTTTAATGCGGGTTGCCGGGACATATATAAAGGAAGGGCTTATGCAGACAGGCGCCACTAACCTGGTTGCCGCGGTCATACTGGACTACCGCGCTTACGACACCTTGGGTGAGGCCACGGTTTTATTTACGGCGGTAATGGCGGTTCTGGCGGTTGTGCGCGTGAAGGGCAGGAAGGACCCCAACGAAGAAGAGGCCGGAGATGAGTAA
- a CDS encoding MnhB domain-containing protein, which translates to MSKEREQGMSLIVKTITRLTVGLILLYGIYIVSHGHVSPGGGFAGGVIIALSFVHLMLAYGKDVALRKLPKAAASFFEGMGAMLFLGIALLGFTGGYFFLNFISKGEPFRLFSAGIIPLCNVAISLKVGSGLFAIFVALVLLKVGSENKDI; encoded by the coding sequence ATGAGTAAAGAGCGCGAACAGGGGATGTCGCTTATCGTCAAGACGATCACGCGCCTGACGGTAGGGCTCATACTGCTTTACGGCATTTACATTGTTTCGCATGGCCATGTCTCTCCCGGCGGCGGGTTTGCCGGAGGGGTTATCATTGCTTTGTCTTTTGTGCACCTTATGCTTGCCTATGGCAAGGACGTGGCCCTGAGAAAGCTGCCTAAGGCGGCGGCATCATTCTTTGAGGGCATGGGCGCGATGCTGTTCTTAGGCATTGCCTTACTGGGGTTTACGGGCGGCTATTTCTTCCTGAATTTTATTTCCAAGGGTGAGCCGTTCCGGCTGTTCAGCGCCGGCATAATACCTTTGTGCAATGTGGCAATTTCCTTGAAGGTCGGTTCGGGGTTGTTCGCCATTTTCGTGGCGTTGGTTTTGTTGAAGGTCGGTTCGGAAAATAAGGATATTTAA
- a CDS encoding sodium:proton antiporter — MIYILCLAFFCVGIYCILRKRNVIKIIVGIIIAEYAVNLFFILIAYRMEGRSPIHSSDNQILNMVDTLPQALVLTSIVIGLATTALLVAIAMRIYEKYGTFDITEIRELRG, encoded by the coding sequence ATGATCTATATTCTCTGCCTCGCGTTTTTCTGCGTGGGTATTTACTGCATCTTGAGGAAGCGCAACGTCATAAAGATCATAGTAGGCATTATCATCGCGGAATACGCCGTAAATTTATTTTTTATACTGATCGCCTACCGCATGGAAGGAAGGTCTCCCATTCATTCGTCCGACAACCAGATCTTGAACATGGTTGATACCCTTCCTCAGGCGCTGGTGCTTACTTCCATCGTCATAGGGCTGGCGACGACGGCGCTGCTTGTGGCGATCGCCATGCGCATATACGAAAAATACGGCACGTTTGATATTACAGAGATCAGGGAGTTGAGGGGATGA
- a CDS encoding monovalent cation/H+ antiporter subunit D family protein has protein sequence MTHSADIIPLFVVMPLIGAFLLSLIGRRLKSLPDIIGSLTAFILLCVSVAAVFAVNKYGVLVYNVGLWKPPIGIALVLDGLTAFMVVTINLVAFLIALFSVNYMRKFTAKWKFYTLFLLMLAGMNGVVITGDLFNLFVFLEIASVASYALVAYGTERHELEAAFKYAVMSAVGSLFILLGIVLLYSYTSTLNMADMAAVLLGKGGGNIGLLVAVMFLMGFGLKAALVPFHAWLPDAHPSAPAPISAMLSGVLIKSLGVYTLCRIFYNVLGVGHDISSILMFLGALSMVIGILLAIGQNDLKRFLACSSVSQVGYIILGIGLGTPLGILGGLFHLFNHSVFKSLLFLNSGALEYSVGTRDLRKMGGLAERMPWTATTAFTASMSIAGVPPFSGFWSKLIIILALAEVGHYGYALLAAVISILTLASFAKVMKQAFLGKLGGGLENVREAPFFMRLSMSMLAAICLLSGLLLLSGLHKVFLNMASEVLLQGRQYAVSVLGSL, from the coding sequence ATGACGCATAGCGCCGATATAATACCGCTTTTTGTCGTTATGCCTCTGATAGGGGCGTTCCTGCTGTCTTTGATCGGCAGAAGATTAAAGAGCTTACCGGATATCATAGGCAGCCTCACCGCGTTCATCTTATTGTGTGTTTCCGTAGCCGCGGTCTTTGCCGTGAATAAATATGGCGTCCTGGTCTACAACGTGGGGCTTTGGAAGCCGCCTATCGGCATAGCTCTGGTCCTGGACGGGTTGACGGCATTTATGGTAGTTACCATAAACCTCGTGGCCTTTCTGATAGCGTTGTTCTCTGTGAATTACATGAGGAAGTTTACCGCCAAATGGAAATTCTATACGCTTTTCCTGCTGATGCTGGCGGGGATGAACGGCGTAGTCATTACCGGAGACCTGTTCAACCTGTTTGTATTCCTGGAGATCGCCTCGGTTGCCAGTTATGCCCTTGTGGCATACGGTACCGAACGCCATGAGCTGGAGGCGGCTTTTAAATACGCGGTAATGAGCGCGGTAGGGTCGCTTTTCATACTTCTGGGCATTGTCTTGCTTTATAGCTATACATCTACATTGAATATGGCTGATATGGCGGCGGTCCTTTTGGGCAAAGGAGGGGGCAATATAGGCCTGTTGGTGGCGGTCATGTTTCTTATGGGTTTTGGCCTTAAGGCGGCGCTGGTGCCTTTTCACGCCTGGCTGCCTGACGCGCATCCCTCGGCGCCCGCGCCTATATCCGCGATGCTTTCGGGCGTTTTGATAAAATCTCTGGGGGTGTACACCTTGTGCAGGATATTTTATAACGTGCTGGGTGTGGGGCATGACATCTCTTCCATATTGATGTTCTTAGGCGCCCTTTCCATGGTCATAGGCATATTGCTGGCTATAGGCCAGAACGACCTGAAACGATTCCTTGCCTGCAGCTCGGTGAGCCAGGTAGGGTATATTATTTTAGGCATAGGCCTGGGTACGCCGCTTGGCATATTGGGCGGGTTATTCCATCTTTTTAACCACTCGGTCTTTAAATCGCTTTTGTTTCTGAATTCAGGGGCGCTGGAATATTCTGTGGGCACGCGAGATTTACGCAAGATGGGCGGGCTGGCAGAGAGGATGCCCTGGACCGCGACAACCGCGTTCACGGCTTCAATGTCTATCGCGGGCGTGCCTCCGTTCAGCGGATTCTGGAGTAAGCTTATTATTATTCTGGCATTAGCCGAGGTGGGCCATTACGGGTACGCGTTATTGGCAGCCGTGATAAGCATATTAACCCTTGCCTCGTTCGCGAAGGTTATGAAGCAGGCATTTCTGGGAAAACTCGGGGGTGGGTTGGAAAATGTAAGGGAGGCGCCGTTCTTTATGAGGTTGTCAATGTCTATGTTGGCAGCGATCTGCCTTTTGAGCGGCCTTTTGCTGCTTTCCGGCCTCCATAAGGTTTTCCTTAACATGGCCTCCGAGGTTTTATTGCAGGGAAGGCAGTACGCGGTCAGTGTTTTAGGGTCGCTGTAA
- a CDS encoding Na+/H+ antiporter subunit E produces MRSRIILFIIGFISWSLLNWVPDTQHIIVGLFVCALVAYVTGDLFVRRPHVFKHPRRYWYFLFSYLPLFLWECVKANIDVARRVLHPRLPINPGIVKVKTALKTDTGLTFLANSITLTPGTLVVDIDREEGILYVHWIDVKAKDVEAATEKIVERFENILSKIFE; encoded by the coding sequence ATGAGAAGTAGAATTATATTGTTTATTATCGGGTTTATATCCTGGTCGCTGCTTAACTGGGTGCCGGATACGCAGCATATAATAGTAGGCCTGTTCGTGTGCGCCTTAGTGGCTTATGTGACCGGGGATCTATTTGTGCGCAGGCCCCATGTCTTTAAGCATCCCCGCCGCTATTGGTATTTCCTCTTTAGTTATCTGCCGCTGTTTTTGTGGGAATGCGTTAAGGCAAATATTGATGTCGCCCGCAGAGTGCTGCATCCGCGCCTGCCGATAAACCCGGGCATAGTCAAGGTGAAGACAGCGCTTAAGACAGACACGGGCCTGACGTTTCTGGCGAATTCAATAACGCTTACCCCCGGCACGCTGGTCGTGGATATTGACAGAGAGGAAGGTATTCTATACGTCCATTGGATCGATGTGAAGGCCAAAGACGTCGAGGCGGCTACGGAGAAGATCGTTGAGCGTTTTGAAAATATTTTAAGCAAGATTTTTGAATAA
- a CDS encoding cation:proton antiporter, which yields MKNIRWFIGALVIAAALWLVLLRPLPFLFYKDLPYLGFLGRALYIIILASVFCLYRIARGPTGADRIVAVDIFGIMIVGLCAVLTISTRRSWYIDIGIAWALQSFISTLALSKFLEGKDFDE from the coding sequence ATGAAAAACATAAGATGGTTTATAGGCGCGCTGGTGATCGCGGCGGCTCTCTGGCTGGTGCTGCTGCGCCCGCTGCCGTTCTTATTCTATAAGGACCTGCCTTATCTTGGCTTTCTGGGCAGGGCGCTTTATATCATTATCCTCGCGTCGGTCTTTTGCCTTTATCGTATCGCGAGAGGGCCTACCGGCGCAGACAGGATCGTGGCGGTAGATATATTCGGCATTATGATAGTGGGGCTATGCGCCGTATTGACTATTTCAACGCGCAGGTCATGGTATATAGACATAGGTATTGCCTGGGCGCTGCAGAGTTTTATAAGCACGCTGGCGCTTTCAAAATTTTTAGAGGGAAAGGATTTTGATGAATAG
- the mnhG gene encoding monovalent cation/H(+) antiporter subunit G, translating into MNSILGLVFIAAGLAFNLFGCLGLVRLPDVYNRLQAATKCVTLGTCSILFGTFLLVGFTAAGMKSLLCMGFLILTSPVAAHAVARGAHRSGVKLWEKSVVDRYAEDKEGEA; encoded by the coding sequence ATGAATAGTATCCTGGGTCTTGTGTTTATCGCGGCGGGCCTTGCCTTTAATTTATTCGGCTGTTTGGGCCTGGTGCGGCTTCCTGACGTTTATAACCGGTTGCAGGCAGCGACAAAATGCGTGACGCTGGGGACTTGTAGTATACTTTTCGGCACATTTCTCCTCGTGGGTTTTACGGCCGCCGGAATGAAGTCGCTTCTGTGCATGGGGTTTCTGATATTGACTTCGCCGGTTGCCGCCCACGCGGTAGCGCGGGGCGCGCACAGGTCAGGCGTCAAACTGTGGGAGAAGAGCGTGGTGGATAGATACGCTGAAGATAAGGAAGGGGAAGCGTGA
- a CDS encoding 4Fe-4S dicluster domain-containing protein, which produces MRLPKIRELIEAIRALIKGPYTSKFPREAHKPHPNFRGQPKYNEEKCVGCLACEEVCPVGAIGHQDLIGDKDGPKRRIEHYTDTCIFCGQCEAACIAGHEGIKLSNDWELSFFDRKQSSEHIHKDLQLCELCGSVIACKDHLKWIAEKIGELAYSSPTLYFSRLKELGIVDENILSVMKDYGRSDRVKILCARCRRETTFTTK; this is translated from the coding sequence GTGAGATTACCAAAGATAAGAGAGTTGATAGAGGCAATAAGAGCGCTGATAAAGGGGCCGTATACATCTAAGTTTCCCAGGGAGGCGCATAAGCCGCATCCTAATTTTAGGGGCCAGCCCAAATATAACGAAGAGAAATGCGTGGGCTGCCTTGCCTGTGAAGAGGTATGCCCCGTAGGCGCGATAGGCCATCAGGACCTGATCGGAGATAAGGATGGCCCAAAGAGGCGCATAGAACATTATACGGACACCTGCATATTCTGCGGGCAGTGCGAGGCCGCCTGCATCGCCGGCCATGAGGGTATAAAACTTTCCAACGACTGGGAACTCTCCTTTTTTGACAGAAAGCAGTCAAGCGAACATATCCATAAGGACTTGCAGCTGTGCGAACTCTGCGGTTCGGTCATCGCCTGCAAAGACCATTTAAAATGGATAGCGGAGAAGATCGGCGAACTGGCCTATTCCAGCCCCACGCTTTATTTCTCACGCCTGAAAGAGCTCGGCATAGTAGATGAGAACATCCTTTCCGTAATGAAGGATTACGGCCGGTCTGACAGGGTGAAGATCCTCTGCGCCCGCTGCCGCCGCGAGACCACGTTTACCACCAAATAG
- a CDS encoding hydrogenase 3 maturation endopeptidase HyCI: MFKDIFKGRVVIVGIGNVLRGDDGFGPAFIAAVKDKIKACCIDAGTTPENYIGKIIKERPDTVLLVDAAHLGLRPGEHAVLRKGDILNVGFTTHDMPPHMFIERLESETGASVYMLALQPENVDFGEGLSGSVNKSLQEMIERCTNPI, encoded by the coding sequence ATGTTTAAAGATATATTTAAAGGCAGGGTTGTCATCGTCGGTATCGGCAACGTGCTGCGCGGGGATGACGGCTTCGGCCCGGCATTTATCGCGGCCGTGAAGGATAAAATAAAGGCATGCTGCATTGACGCGGGGACTACGCCGGAAAATTATATAGGGAAGATAATAAAAGAGCGGCCGGATACTGTTTTGCTTGTTGACGCGGCGCATTTAGGATTAAGGCCGGGGGAGCATGCCGTCTTGAGAAAAGGAGATATCCTTAATGTCGGTTTTACCACGCATGATATGCCGCCCCATATGTTTATTGAGCGCTTAGAGAGCGAAACAGGCGCAAGCGTATATATGCTCGCGCTTCAGCCGGAAAACGTTGATTTCGGCGAAGGGCTATCAGGCAGCGTGAATAAGTCGCTTCAGGAGATGATCGAAAGATGCACGAATCCCATTTGA
- a CDS encoding hydrogenase maturation nickel metallochaperone HypA produces MHESHLIEPIIKGISEHAGKEGAAKVIKVRLKIGTLCGVSEDSFRETFKVLAKDTILKDAELEIVFFPSARVDVVSFDIE; encoded by the coding sequence ATGCACGAATCCCATTTGATCGAGCCCATAATAAAAGGCATATCAGAGCATGCGGGAAAGGAAGGCGCCGCAAAGGTGATAAAGGTGCGCCTGAAGATCGGCACCCTCTGCGGTGTCAGCGAGGATTCCTTCAGGGAGACCTTTAAGGTCCTGGCAAAAGATACCATCCTTAAAGACGCGGAGCTTGAGATAGTGTTTTTCCCCAGCGCAAGGGTTGATGTCGTATCTTTTGACATAGAATAA
- the hydG gene encoding [FeFe] hydrogenase H-cluster radical SAM maturase HydG: MGISAAEEKPDKYLKDQKDFINEELINNALALNKGAEPKRIEDILDKALSIQTLTLDETAALLNVRDKNTWDRMRETAARIKNKVYDNRIVTFAPLYLSNLCVNNCSYCGFRKDNEKIKRRTLGLDEVARETEVLAGKIGHKRLIAVYGEHPTTGIDYIASTLRAIYDVKVKTKNGFGQIRRVNVNAAPMSVEDLKALKKSGIGTYQVFQETYHHASYRKAHPENTLKSDYSWRLRCMHRALEAGIDDVGIGALFGLYDWRFEVLGLVSHARELEDKFGIGPHTISFPRLEPAFNTPLAQNARFKVSDEDFEKLVTVIRIAVPYTGMILTARENARMRRRVMPLGCTQTDASTCIGIGAYSDRYAAQEGQRQQFFLGDTRGLDEVIRELAMMGYITSFCTAGYRCGRTGEHIMSLLKTGAEGRFCKINAVLTFREWLDDFAGEQTLAAGEAIIEKELNAIKSKIPSLYPKVLEYYERIKKGERDLFL; encoded by the coding sequence CTGGGGATCTCGGCCGCGGAAGAGAAGCCGGATAAATACCTTAAGGATCAAAAGGATTTTATCAATGAGGAACTGATAAACAACGCGCTTGCCTTGAATAAAGGCGCCGAACCGAAAAGGATAGAGGATATACTTGATAAGGCCCTGTCAATACAGACATTGACGCTTGATGAAACCGCGGCCTTGCTTAATGTCAGAGATAAAAATACCTGGGACAGGATGAGGGAAACCGCCGCCAGGATAAAAAATAAGGTCTACGATAACAGGATAGTCACCTTCGCGCCGCTTTATTTAAGCAACCTCTGCGTTAACAACTGCTCCTATTGCGGCTTCAGAAAAGACAATGAGAAGATCAAGAGAAGGACCCTGGGTCTCGATGAGGTGGCCAGGGAAACAGAGGTGCTGGCAGGTAAAATAGGCCATAAACGTCTTATAGCGGTTTATGGAGAGCATCCCACAACAGGTATTGATTACATTGCTTCAACATTAAGGGCGATTTACGATGTAAAGGTAAAGACAAAAAACGGGTTTGGCCAGATAAGAAGGGTAAATGTGAACGCGGCGCCTATGTCCGTGGAAGACCTGAAGGCCTTAAAGAAATCCGGCATCGGCACATATCAGGTATTTCAGGAGACATATCATCACGCGAGTTACCGGAAAGCGCATCCCGAAAATACCTTAAAATCAGATTACAGTTGGAGGCTGCGCTGTATGCACAGGGCCCTTGAAGCGGGCATAGACGATGTCGGCATAGGCGCGCTTTTTGGCTTATACGACTGGAGATTTGAAGTGCTGGGCCTGGTTTCTCACGCGAGGGAACTTGAAGATAAATTCGGAATAGGGCCTCATACGATCTCCTTCCCAAGGCTTGAGCCGGCGTTTAACACGCCGCTTGCCCAAAACGCGCGCTTTAAGGTAAGCGACGAAGATTTTGAAAAGCTGGTCACTGTAATAAGGATCGCGGTCCCTTATACAGGGATGATCTTGACCGCGAGAGAAAATGCCCGAATGAGAAGGAGGGTGATGCCTTTGGGATGTACTCAGACAGACGCCTCTACCTGTATCGGCATAGGCGCTTATAGCGACAGGTATGCCGCGCAGGAAGGCCAAAGGCAGCAGTTCTTCCTGGGAGATACAAGAGGCCTGGATGAGGTGATAAGAGAACTTGCCATGATGGGATATATCACATCATTTTGCACTGCGGGTTACCGCTGCGGCAGGACAGGAGAGCATATTATGTCCCTTCTTAAGACAGGCGCTGAAGGCAGGTTCTGCAAGATAAACGCGGTTTTGACATTCCGAGAATGGCTTGACGATTTTGCCGGCGAGCAGACCCTGGCGGCGGGCGAAGCGATAATAGAAAAAGAACTGAACGCGATAAAGTCGAAGATACCTTCTTTATATCCCAAGGTTTTAGAATACTACGAAAGGATCAAAAAAGGCGAAAGAGATTTATTTTTATGA
- a CDS encoding MFS transporter codes for MFSSLKIRNFRIYWLGMLISLIGSWVQITAQAWLVFDLTRSSFLLGIVGFSSYIPIFALSLFGGVAADRFSKRGILLVTQVGLMALAFVLGILVVAEKAAVWNIVLISLLNGSFMAFDGPARQAYIIELTGREHVLNALALNSAAFNSARIIGPALAGILIASVGMAGCFFVNAVSFLAAIAALAIIRAAGSRGVRQNKHIFVELWEGLNFIRGHRLILALMIIVAVSSLFGFSYVILMPVFADSVFAKGVGGLGTLMSSAGFGALIAALTIAGLGDFKGKGKLLMASAVVFSLALFAFSFTRIYWLSLLLICLAGWGGVSTMALVNTLLQINVPDSFRGRVMGLFMLTFAGMVPFGNLLAGSVAQLAGASVTLAIGAGICLAFFLCVNIMFPKIRDI; via the coding sequence ATGTTTTCTTCGTTAAAGATCCGCAACTTCAGGATATATTGGCTGGGCATGCTGATCTCGCTTATCGGCAGCTGGGTGCAGATCACGGCGCAGGCCTGGCTTGTATTTGACCTTACCAGATCATCCTTCCTTTTAGGCATTGTCGGTTTTTCCAGTTATATCCCTATTTTCGCGCTTTCTCTATTCGGCGGCGTTGCCGCCGACAGGTTTTCAAAACGCGGCATACTGCTGGTCACCCAGGTCGGGCTTATGGCGCTGGCATTTGTCCTCGGTATTCTGGTAGTGGCAGAGAAGGCGGCGGTCTGGAATATTGTTTTGATCTCTCTCCTTAACGGTTCATTTATGGCATTTGACGGCCCGGCCAGGCAGGCCTATATCATAGAGCTTACCGGCAGAGAGCATGTACTGAATGCCCTGGCGTTGAATTCCGCGGCATTCAATTCAGCCAGGATAATCGGCCCGGCGCTAGCCGGTATATTGATCGCCTCGGTGGGCATGGCAGGGTGCTTCTTCGTTAATGCCGTATCGTTCCTCGCCGCGATAGCCGCCTTGGCGATAATAAGAGCCGCCGGCAGCCGGGGCGTGAGGCAGAATAAGCATATTTTTGTTGAGTTGTGGGAGGGATTGAATTTCATCAGGGGCCACCGGCTTATACTCGCGCTTATGATCATAGTCGCGGTATCCAGTTTGTTCGGGTTTTCTTACGTTATATTAATGCCGGTGTTCGCCGATTCCGTATTCGCCAAAGGCGTCGGCGGATTAGGCACGCTTATGTCAAGCGCGGGATTCGGCGCTTTAATTGCCGCGCTTACTATCGCGGGGCTGGGCGATTTTAAAGGCAAGGGCAAGCTCCTTATGGCTTCGGCGGTAGTGTTTTCTCTGGCCTTGTTCGCGTTTTCTTTTACCAGGATATACTGGCTTTCCTTGCTGCTTATATGTTTGGCGGGCTGGGGAGGCGTTTCCACGATGGCCCTTGTAAATACCTTATTGCAGATCAATGTGCCGGATAGTTTCAGGGGCAGGGTAATGGGGCTGTTTATGCTGACGTTTGCCGGGATGGTCCCTTTCGGCAACCTCCTGGCCGGCTCTGTCGCGCAGTTGGCGGGCGCGTCTGTTACATTGGCTATCGGCGCCGGTATATGCCTGGCGTTCTTTTTATGCGTTAATATTATGTTTCCGAAAATAAGGGATATCTGA